CCCGCCTCGTGCAGGTACCAAGCCGCACCGCCCCCCATCGTCCCGATCCCCTGGATGGCGACGGTGGTCTCCGGAACCGCCCACCCCCACGTGTTGGCGGCCCCCAGGCAAGCCTGCGCGACCCCGTACCCGCCGATCACGTCCCCCAGCAACTGCCCGCCGGGAACCGGCGCGTTCAGCCCGGCCTGGACCCGCCGAAGCGTGCGCGCCGGATCGGCCGAGCGGCGGATGGCGGCGTGGTACGACTGCTCCAGCCCGAGCGACGCGAAAACCTCGTCGATGAGGTGCTGCGGCACGCCCAGGTCCTCGGCGGTCACCCAGCTGGCGTCCAGCCAAGGACGCAGGAACTCGCAGAACCGGGTGAGCACGCCGGTCGCGCGCGGGTCCTTGGGGTCGAAGTCGATGCCGCCCTTCGCGCCGCCGACCGGGAGGTTGAACGCGGCTGTCTTGTTGGCCATGCCGCGCGCGAGGTCGGCGACCTCGTCGACGGTGCAGCCGGCGCGCATCCGCGTGCCGCCCGTGGCGACGCCGGAGACCAGGCTGTGCACGACCAGGTAGCCGTGCGCGCCGGTGACCGGGTCGGTCCACGTGAGCTTCATCAGCGGTTCGGCGATCCGCGGGTCCATCGAGCCACTCACCTCCTCGAGTCCTTGGCGGCGCGTTTCCGCCGCCTGCTTCCGAGGGTGGGGGCGGGGCCGGGCCCGCGTCCATTTACCGAATGTGCACGAAGTTGTTTAGGGTTCGTACATGGAGCTTTCGCTGCACCGCTTGAGGATGCTCCGCGAACTGCACCGCAGGGGCACGGTCACCGCGGCTGCCGCGGCGTTGCATTACACCGCTTCGGCGGTATCCCAGCAACTCGCGCAGCTGGAACGAGACGTCGGCGCGAAGCTGTTCGAACGGCTCGGCCGGCGGGTCCAGCTCACCGAACTCGGCATCCTGCTCACCGAGCACGCCGAGGAGATCCTGAGTTCGGTCGAGCGCGCGACGCTCGCGCTGGAGGAAGCGCAGGGCTCGATGTCCGCGCGGCTCACCGCGGGGGTCTGGGCGTCCGTGGCGTCCGGTCTGCTCCCGACCGCGCTCACCGCGCTGGCCGCGGACTACCCGGGAATCCAAGTGCGGACGAAGGAACTGGCCCCGGAGGCGACCGCGGACGCGGTGCGGGACGGCACCCTGGACCTGTCGTTCGTCATCGACTATTCCGATGCTCCGATGGAGTTGAGCGACGGGCTGGAGCGCGCGGTCGTGGCGGTGGAACGGCTGCACGCGGCGGTCCCGGCGGGCGCGCTGCCGTCCGCGACGGCGCCGCTCGACGCGCTGGCGGAGCACCCGTGGATCCTGGCGAGCCCGAAGTCCCATTTCGGCCGCGCGATCCGGATTGCCTGCCAGCGGCACGGTTTCCAGCCGAAAATCAACCACGAGGTCGAGGAACAGTCGACGGCGATGGCGATGGTGGGCGCCGGGCTCGGCGTCACCCTGGTGTCCGATCTGGGCCTGCGGCTGCTGCGCCCGCCGGGGATCGACGTGGTCGCGCTGGCCCCGCCGCTGCTGCGGACGGTGTCGATCGCCTACCGCCGCACGGAGATCCGGCGCCCGGCGCTGCACCTGGTGATCGGCGCGGTGCAGGAGGCGGCGGCGGAGCTGGGGCTGGGGACGGAACCCGCCCTGCCGTGACGCCGTCACCTCGGTGTCCGGTTCGGGCCGGCTGTCGGCGTCGTTCGCGTACGGCGGGGCGGCAGGCGGAGTCGGGGACGGAGCTTGCCCTGCCGTGCCCCGGGCGTCCGATTTGCGCGCTGCGGATGGCGTTGTTGGCGTGCTGCACGAAGATCCGGTACCCGGCCCCGAACCCCGCGCTGCCCGATTCGGGGTGCCCCGGATGGAGCAGCGCGACCGAGTTTGATCTGTTCAGTGAACTCCCAGGTCAACACAGATTACGAGGGTCTTATCGCTCGCCGCCGCGCCTTCTCGGCCCTGTTTTTGTCAGACCCCGCGTGTAGCGTCGCGAAGCGACGAGGTCCGGCCCCGCGGACCTCCTGAGGTGGACGGCGACAGATGACTGCAGTGCACGATTTTCCGGACAGATCCGGGAGTGCGGCGAACCTGACCGCGCGGGTGCTTGCCGACCGTGCGGAAGGGGAGCGGTACGTCGCGTCGGTGTGTTTCAAGCACGGCCCGCCGAGACTGCTCGGGGTGGAACTGGAGTTCACCGTGCACCACGCAGGCGACCCGGTCCGCCCGCTCGACCCCGACGTCCTCGCCACGGCGCTCGGCCCGCACACCCCGCGGACGCTGCGCCCCGACAGTCCCGCGGTCCCGCTCCCGGCCGGTGCGCCGGTGAGCCTGGAACCCGGGTGCCAGGTGGAGATCTCCGCTCCGCCGCAGGCCTCGCTGCGTGCCCTGCACGCGGCTGTGGAGGCCGACCTCGCTCATCTCACCGGACTTCTCGCCCGCCACGGCCTCGAACTCGGGGCCGCGGGCATCGACGAACACCGTCCGCCGCGGCGCATTCTGCGCACGCCCCGCTACGCCGCCATGGAACGCCGGTTCGCCCCGATCGGGGCGGGCGGCATCACCATGATGTGCAGTACCGCGGGCCTGCAGATCTGCGTCGACGCGGGCGAAGCGCACGAGGCCGCCGCGCGCTGGGCGGCCGCGCACGCGATGGGTCCGCCGCTGCTGGCGCTGTTCGCGAATTCCCGGGTGCACGCGGGATCCGACACCGGATTCGCGTCGGCGCGCTGGCTCGCGGTGATGGAAACCGAACCGGTCCGCACCCAGTCGCCCGAACCCGGGGCGGATCCGGCGCGCGAATGGGCCCGCCGGATGATGGACACGCCGCTGATGGTGTTCCCGCGCGGCGAACGGCCGTGGGACGCGCCCGACGGGCTCACCTTCGCCGAGTGGATCGGCGGCCGGGGCGCGGCCGCCGTGCTGCGCCGCCCGACGGTCGCGGACCTCGACTACCACCTCACCACGATGTTCACCCCGGTGCGGCCGCAGGGCTACCTCGAGCTGAGGTACCTCGACGGGCAGCCGCCGGGGGAATGGCTGCCGCCGGTCGCGCTGGTCACCGCGCTGCTGGCGAAACAGTCCACTGTGGACAAAGTGCGCGAGGTGTGCGCGCCGGCGGCCGGCCGCTGGGCCGACGCCGCCCGGTGCGGGATGGCCGACGCGCAGCTGGCCGCGGTCGCCCGGGAGCTGGTGGAACTGGGCATCGCCGGGCTGCCGTCCACCGGGCTGCCCGGGG
The nucleotide sequence above comes from Amycolatopsis sp. AA4. Encoded proteins:
- a CDS encoding Glu/Leu/Phe/Val dehydrogenase dimerization domain-containing protein; the protein is MDPRIAEPLMKLTWTDPVTGAHGYLVVHSLVSGVATGGTRMRAGCTVDEVADLARGMANKTAAFNLPVGGAKGGIDFDPKDPRATGVLTRFCEFLRPWLDASWVTAEDLGVPQHLIDEVFASLGLEQSYHAAIRRSADPARTLRRVQAGLNAPVPGGQLLGDVIGGYGVAQACLGAANTWGWAVPETTVAIQGIGTMGGGAAWYLHEAGMKVVAVADAAGTLYDPEGLDIPVLLDLRDRFGEVDRGRLPEGVQSLPREAVVAADADIFVPAAISYALRVDNENLVKAKVVVEAANAATTPEAEAALSARGVAVIPDFIANAGAAAWAWWLLLGEVGADPADSFLRLRTEMQAKVALVLAEWHLDRVPPRVTALRQAEATRAARVEESLGSAAPALMIP
- a CDS encoding LysR family transcriptional regulator, translating into MELSLHRLRMLRELHRRGTVTAAAAALHYTASAVSQQLAQLERDVGAKLFERLGRRVQLTELGILLTEHAEEILSSVERATLALEEAQGSMSARLTAGVWASVASGLLPTALTALAADYPGIQVRTKELAPEATADAVRDGTLDLSFVIDYSDAPMELSDGLERAVVAVERLHAAVPAGALPSATAPLDALAEHPWILASPKSHFGRAIRIACQRHGFQPKINHEVEEQSTAMAMVGAGLGVTLVSDLGLRLLRPPGIDVVALAPPLLRTVSIAYRRTEIRRPALHLVIGAVQEAAAELGLGTEPALP
- a CDS encoding glutamate-cysteine ligase family protein is translated as MTAVHDFPDRSGSAANLTARVLADRAEGERYVASVCFKHGPPRLLGVELEFTVHHAGDPVRPLDPDVLATALGPHTPRTLRPDSPAVPLPAGAPVSLEPGCQVEISAPPQASLRALHAAVEADLAHLTGLLARHGLELGAAGIDEHRPPRRILRTPRYAAMERRFAPIGAGGITMMCSTAGLQICVDAGEAHEAAARWAAAHAMGPPLLALFANSRVHAGSDTGFASARWLAVMETEPVRTQSPEPGADPAREWARRMMDTPLMVFPRGERPWDAPDGLTFAEWIGGRGAAAVLRRPTVADLDYHLTTMFTPVRPQGYLELRYLDGQPPGEWLPPVALVTALLAKQSTVDKVREVCAPAAGRWADAARCGMADAQLAAVARELVELGIAGLPSTGLPGDTVARLAAGLRARAAGVPRQDR